TATTTTTGTACATTTGAAGTTATCACATTTATGAACAATCATTTGGTTCCAACAGACGAGGAAGCATCATTCAACTTGTTCCTCTTGTtgtggaagccaaatgtatataatgtgaatgagtcacaactactataccaaaaattatgacagccaccaaataataaataagacaataaagcaacaataaaaggaacaccagaatttacgaggttcagccaattttgcctacttcctcggatacaaccaatattttattccactccaaaaatacaagtgaaataatactaaagagagaagatacaaatgtcttaagaagataaaaaggcaaatgagaggtgtgtttaaatcctaaacattaggccttttatagggtgaaattctcCACCAAATTAAGTCCCCCGCCGATGTGGGATAGTTTTCCatattcaacaaatctccaccttggcagaATTCCATATCTTCAATTTTTTCTcggtaacaaattttggttgtgtcttcatcttcaatcttcagtattcaacaatgttgatcaaatccaaacaatgttgaaacttgaccgcagtcaccacttttgtcagcatatcagcaggattctctgtagtatgaattttcttcaccgtgactccaccttcttctatgatttctcgtacgaaatgataccaaACATCAATGttcttcgtccttgcatgataaacttggttctttgctaattgaatagcacgttgactatcacaaaaaattgtgatactctTTTGTCcaataccaagctcctttagcaatccctAAAGCCAAACTGCCTCCTTCATAGCCTCtataatagccatgtactctgcctctgttgtagacaaagcaactgttgactgcaaagtagacttccaactaactagTGCccttgcaaaagtaaacacataaccagtagttgatcttcgtttgtccagaccacccgcaaaatctgagtcacaatatccaactacagattgattgccttcctgctcaaaaactaacccaacatctacagtattatgaatataccgtagaatccacttcacggcttgccaatgctcctttcctggattatgcatatatctgctaataactccaatagcttgtgaaatgtcaggtctcgtacagaccattgcatacatcaagctaccaacaacatttgtgtatggtacctttgacatatactctcgttcagcttcatcttttggcgacataatagtactaagcttaaaatggggagcaagtggagtactaactagcttagtcttttcatctatgccaaaaccttgtagtactcttttcaaatattctttctgagataaatagagtttctttgaacgtctatctcttattatctccatgccaagaattttctttgcctcacctagatccttcatctcgaactccttcttcaattgaatcttcaacttatcaatttcttccgaattcttggaagctatcaacatatcatcaacatataggagaagatatataaaggaacgatctttaagcttgcgcaaatatACACAATGATCGTACTTGCTTCTcgtgtacccttgccgcaacataaacttgtcaaatcattTGTActattgtctagaagattgtttcgaaccgtacaatgatttttcaagtttgcacaccatattttcatTTCCAGCAACTttaaatccttctggctgagtcatgtagatttcctcctccaagtttcgatgtaaaaacgcagtttttacatctatctgaactagttccaaatctaactgtgctaccaaagccaacacaattctaatggaggaatattttacaactggagaaaacacttcattgtaatcaattccctccttttgagcatatcctttggccaccaatcttgctgtgtggcgaacatcttcttggttaggaaatccttctttctttgcaaatacccatttgcacccaattgttttctttcccttcgggagattggccaatctccatgtatgattctgatgaagggactatatttcatcattcatggaaatcctccacttatcttcttttGAACTTTGGACTGCATCTTTATAAGTGGTCGGAACATCATCAGTTATAATTGAGGCGGCACAAGCAACCATTTCTATAAGCTGAACAGGTTTTGTTATTGTcttttttggcctgctggttgctattgattcaagttgttgaggttcctgagttggaatctccctatctactggctcttcttccagaggataagcttcatttgtttcctcatctgcttcttgtgtaggaaaaataaattttccctcaaactccacctacttagaagcaccctcattttgtttggtatcttctgtttaCCATAgtagattcatcaaaggtaacatccctgctgaatattactttctttgtcataggacaccataagcgatatcctttgactccagaagtaatccccataaaatagccttcttttcccttggatccaattttgactctgtcatatgataatatgcagttgagccaaatacgtgcaaagagtcataatctacagcaggctttccatacaatttttcaaatggtgtcttgccatcaatagcagcagatggtaagcgattaatgaggcgacatgcatatgtaattgcctcagcccaaaattctttgtccAAGCCAGCATTAGACAACATACatcgtaccttctccagcaaggtccagttcatacgttctgccactccattctgttgtggtgtatgtctgacagtgaagtgtcggacgatgccatcattttcacagaccttattacaatgatcatttttgtattcacctccattgtctgtgcgaatacacttgatcctcctgcctatTTGATTCCCCACCATCATTtttcatttgagaaaaattcccaacacttcatctttgctcttcattgtatacatccatactcttcgggaaaaatcattaccaaaggttacaaaatagtacTTCCCatccaatgaaggtgttttggaaggaccccaaacatcagagtgtacataatcgaaaatgcctttagtattatggatcgatgTACCatatttaacccttgtctgtttccctttgacacaatgctcgcaaaactccaagttgcaaacCTTTACTCCCTTTAataatccttgatctgataagGTTTTCAAGGATTtacctccagcatgtcccaagcgcatgtgccatagcctggttgcttctgcctctttttcgtcactggatgttactgtcgctgtcccaataactgtactaccacgaTAACGGTACatattattgttcttccgattggccttcattaccactagtgcaccggagcatactctcatccctccattttctgcaatgattttgaacctttttgattctagggctcccacagaaatgagatttttcttcaaacacggtacatatcgaacatctgttaatgttctgatcattccatcatggttccttaatcgtattgaaccaatgtcatatgaggtaagagggttgttatccgcggtgtggacgactccatattctccttcttgaaaatccacgaactgtccctgttgggacacatatggtAGCTACAAGCcaagtccatcaaccatatgtctgatgatgttgatggctctgttgtaactaatgagaagtctgaatcatcaccatcggctacatttgaatccataatggcctttccattgttatgtttggccttattcttcaacttcggacagtctttcttccagtgccccttttctcgacaaaaggcacattcatctttgatgggtctagacttgacttggatcttcctttctttgtcctcatttgattttgaggacgacccctcacaactagtgtttctccttctccgcccttctgtttttctccctttctttgttcatagatgtacaaagccgaacaaacttctctgagagaaatttcgccattcccatggagtagagtagtttcaaggtgctcgtactcatcaggaagtgaccccaacaacatcaaggccaagtcaccatcatcaaaagttgcatccatattttgcaaatctgtgatcaacttattgaaactggtgatatgttcattcatcgtggtaccaggaacataggtgaagcgaaatagtctcttcttcatgtacaatttattttgactgttttttttcaaaaatttatcctccagtgctttccataatttacttgcagaagtttcctttgtgtatggatatttttGCTCTCAAGAAAGGTAGGATCGAatagcaacacggttgataattctccaatcttcttctccaataacatctggtcttttttcttcaatggcaagatctaggcCTTGTTGAAAAGGATATCTAGAACCttgccttgccacatcccaaaatgtcctgacccgtcaaaaatttaccgcaaatttcgcatttgacacaattcttgtcataagcgaagacgCCAATAATGACgattattgacacttgatgtagattcttcttgtttattgtctcccatctttgacacaaatattatttaatagttgACGACataaatcaagattatttcctttctagtgtggaagatcagactaagctgcaaccacagagcatactcagacagaaccttgactcagttaccaagataaatcttttctgatgtagaagatcagactatggtgcaaccacagagcatacttagacagtacatTGGCTCTGATAAcgttgttgcggaagccaaatgtatattgtgtgaatgagtcacaactactataccaaaaattatgacagccaccaaataataaataagacaataaagcaacaataaaaggaacaccaaaatttacgaggttcggccaattttgcctacttcctcggacacaactaatattttattccactccaaaaatacaagtgaaataatactaaagagagaagatacaaatgccttaagaagataaaaggcaaatgagaggtgtgtttaaatcctaaacattaggtcttcttttatagggtgaaattctcCCCCAAATTAAGTCCCCCCACCGATGTGGGATAGTTTGCCATATTCAACACCTCTCTTGCATCATTTAATCTTGATTTTATTATACTTGGCTAAGATTTATATCTTCGTCTTCattaattgatttaatcaaaaaggtttcaatatctgTTGGTCAAACACTATCTAGTTCTTAATTAGATGCTTAATTATGAGAGGAGACCGAATAATAAATGTGAAATCGTGTATCATCGAGTAAAGACTAAGAAAAATTACTCAACATCAAAGATCTTCGGCTATTGTATGATTTACGACTTTTTGTTTCACAAATTGCTATTAgtaagtgtttttcaaattaatttgctAAACACAAACTGTTTTTCTCCCAAAGTACTCTttgaaaaaatacttttcaaatgagctgattttagaagcttgaccGAACAGGGCTATTGCTTATGCTCGGACAAAATTAAAAAGCCATCGACTTTGCTGTCTTAATCTATAAAGAGGGCATGAGGATTATTTATTCCTAAAAAATGTAATGCACCAGTACTAgcaggaaaatataaatataaactgttttcattcttctttctcatGGAAAATGTTTTCATTCTTCATTAAGTTTACAGGAGATATAATATTGTCTTATTatgttataaagaaaataaaactaAACCGCAGCTTATGAAAGAAGCTATGCTTCGTTCTTTGAAGAGTCCGATCAAACAAGAACATGTTGCCAAGTCTTATTGATCATCCATTAGTCAGTTTGAAGATGAAGATGTTGTAGATTTGAAATAAAGATGATTTGTTACTCCATATCAATGAATACAGTATCTTGAAATATCATTATAAAAAGTTGTGATATTTACCTAAAAATCATCAAATATTGCCTAATAAATCATCATTATTTTGTTTACTATATATTTCACCGGTAGAAATGAAGTTTTGATATTAACCTGTATCGTATGAACATATACTTATTTGCAGATGACATAGTGTTGATCGGCGAGACGCGCAACGGGGTTAACGATAGGCTGGATGTGACAAACCCTGCGGTCTAAAAGTTTCAAATTAAGTAGGACGAaaatagaatacttggagtgcaagtttagtGTGGAGACGCAGGAAACAGAAGCGGGGGTGAAGCTTGATACACAAATCATCCCAAGAAAGATAGTTTTAAATATCTTATGTGTGGTATTGAGAGGAACGGGGAGATTGACGTACGAGTATGTTACACATCGTGTTggagtggggtggatgaaatggaggctcgcgTTTGGTGTTTTGTGTGATAGGAATGTGCCGTCAAGACTTAAGGGCAAGTTCACAAAATGGTAGTTAggccgactatgttgtatgaagCCGAGTGTTAGCTAGTCAAGAAATCTCATATCCAGAATATGAAAGTAGCAAAGATGAggatattgagatggatgtgtgagcATACTAGgaaagataagattaggaatgaaattATTAATTAGGGACAAGGTCGGTGTGGCTCCTGTGGAAGACAAGTTGCGGGAATCGaagttgagatggttcgggcatgtgaagatGAGAGACACTGATGCTCCGGTTAGGATAtgtgagaggttgaccatggCGGGTTAGAGGATAGGTATATGGAGGActaagaagtactggggagaggtgattaggcaagatattGCACTACTTCAgtttaccgaggacatgacccttgatatgaAGGTGTGGAGGTTGAGCATTAGGGTCAGTGGCAAAGCCAGAAATGTTtccaagggtgttcaaacttaaaagaactaaaaaaaattcccgacaaagggcgttcaatatatattttacacatctaaaatcaatattttacttatatacacagtgtaatttttcgtaATATTCTAGTGGAGGGTGGTCAATTGATCACCCTTATACAAAGGTGACTTCGCCCCTGATTAGGGTTGTGGGTTGACAGGTAGTCGAAAGTCTCTTCTAGTCGTACTAGTAGTATCGGCCTCTCCAGATCTCACGTGTGTAATTTCACTGGTTTGTTGTTGTCGTATGAACCTATACACCTGTACAAATTTTAGAGCACTTCCCTTTTGTTAGACTGAAATGTTTAatagaattaaaattaaaatgcaGCATAAATGGGGAAGTGAACACTGACAAATTTGAGATCTTTTCAATTGTCTTCAAAACTATTACCAAAGCATGTACTCAGAGTGAATTGTTTAATTAAGTCTGTTCCTTTTTCTATTTCTTGGTAGAAAATCTGGAGGGAAATGGAGTATGTGGTTCTTTCCAGGTTTACAGTGTTGAATGATTAAGCAATTAGTGAAATTGTGTGTCATCAAGTATATTTTAGGACAGAGTTTTCTTTAGTTTCCATCTGTTTTCCACTGTCTATAATGGAAAGAGAAATGTGGCAGCAATCGTCGACCCCGGACCCTGTAAACCTCAGCTATAGGATTTCCTCACTCGAATATCCCATTCACAACTCTTCTAACTACACTTCTTCTGCCTTTTCTACCTCTTTCTTAAGGCAAAATGATCTCtatcaacaacaatataattgCATTTTTCTCTGCATGGTTTTGCTATTGCCTACGCTTTGCTACAGCAATAATTATGTTTCCAGAACTGCCTATTACACTACCCCTGATGGCATGGGGATACCAAGTATGCCCTTTTCACCTTAGCTTCCAAAATAATTGTCAATTTTATCATAATTTCCTAATTTTATTACTACGTTTTATGGTGATAATTCTCTTCTTGAAACTAAAATTCATTATCTAATTGTGTAGGTACATAAACTTTTTAGTTGACCTCATGTCAAGACTTTATTTCTAAAtattactccctctgttttaatttaaatgacacacttttcttattaggaaaataatttaactttaaattttttattttacccacTCTATTCTTACTGAGAAACTTTTATAGCCACAAAAATATTATGGCCTCACAAAGTTTGTGCCCCTTAAGCTTTCAGGGTCACATATTTCAAAAGACTTTTTTCTTCCTTAAATTTTGTATCAAGTAAAACTACATCATCTACATTGAAATGGAAGGAGTGAAGTACTTATCAAATTAATGTCAATTTTTTGACAAACAATGATTAATTTGACTTTCAAAATGAGATGAAAATGTAACTAAATTTAAGAGCTCCCTATACTACTTCGTAGGATCATCATCTAATTATAAATACATAATCTTAATCCCTCCCACTAACACACAcaaaaataatcaagtaaacttGTGCATGCACTAGCTATTTTAAACATTTAATTGTTGTACGTACATTTTGATCAGCCGGAGCGTGTGGCTATGGAGAAAATGGCAAAGATGTCAACAATGGGGAGGTTTGTGCAGCCTCCAAACGGCTTTACAAAAATGGAGCTGCCTGTGGAGCTTGCTACCAGGTACTGTAATTATTAATCTCTACGTTTTTTACATTATCAGGTCAGTTAAAATATTAACTATAAGTAATCATTGATAAACAAAAAGAAGTTGGATTATTCAATAGCATTGATAACAAAGAAAATTTATAGGTAAGGTGCAAGGACAAGGGGTTGTGCAGTGACGAGGGAACAAAAGTAGTGGTGACGGACACTGGAGAAGGACATGGAACAGACTTCATTCTCAGCTACCGCGCCTATGCTAAATTGGCTAAGCAACCTAATATGGCTCAGCAATTGTTTGCTAAAGGCGTAGTTGAAGTAGAATATCGTAGAGTTTCTTGCAAATATGGAAATCTCATGCTTAAAATCCACGAACATAGCAAGTACCCTCACTATCTTGCTATAGTTGTTATGAATCAAGGTGGTGCTACTGACATTCTTGCTGTCCAAGTCTCATTTTATCATATTAACAAAGTCTTTTTTAGGCTATCAACTTTTTGGTTTTTCCAATAGACAGACTTATGCACCTTGTTGCATGTGGTGTCATGTGACACAATTTCGTCGATTTTTTTATTAGatatata
Above is a window of Nicotiana tabacum cultivar K326 chromosome 8, ASM71507v2, whole genome shotgun sequence DNA encoding:
- the LOC107809049 gene encoding expansin-like B1 is translated as MEREMWQQSSTPDPVNLSYRISSLEYPIHNSSNYTSSAFSTSFLRQNDLYQQQYNCIFLCMVLLLPTLCYSNNYVSRTAYYTTPDGMGIPTGACGYGENGKDVNNGEVCAASKRLYKNGAACGACYQVRCKDKGLCSDEGTKVVVTDTGEGHGTDFILSYRAYAKLAKQPNMAQQLFAKGVVEVEYRRVSCKYGNLMLKIHEHSKYPHYLAIVVMNQGGATDILAVQVSFYHINKEETKEWISMRRVYGAVFDLSSPPSGELNVRFLTSAGAETKWVQSDKAVIPAEWKAGATIETFSSLRHENTSVITY